Part of the Spiribacter salinus M19-40 genome, GCTCTCTGGGGCTTGCCCTGCGCGGGCGGCCAGAAATCGGTGAAGTGATTGGGTTGGGGCGCCATCCAGAGCAATTGCAACGGGCTTTAGCCCACGGCGCTGTGGATCGGGTGACCGTCTCGGCTGCTGACGCGTTGGCGGACGTGGATATCGTGGTGCTTGGGGTGCCGCTGGGCGCTATCCGCACGGTGATGGCCGAGATTCGACCACACCTGCCGGAACAGGCGGTGATAACCGATGTGGGCAGTGCCAAAGGCTGTGTCGTCGCGGACGTTGAAGCCGAATTCGGCGGGCCCCTGCCACGCTTTGTCCCGGGTCACCCCATCGCGGGAACGGAACACAGTGGCGTTGAGGCCGCCTTTGGGCGTTTGTTTGTTGACCGCCGGGTCATCCTTACCCCGACACCGCAGACCGACGAGGATGCACTCGAGAGGGTCCAGCGGCTCTGGGCCTGGGCCGGTGCGCGCGTGGTCACGATGTCCGTCGATCATCACGACCGCATGCTGGCCATGACCTCCCATCTGCCCCATATGCTCGCCTTTGGCCTGGTAGACAGTCTCGCCAGCGACCCGTCGCACGAGGAAATCTTTCGCTATGCCGCCGGCGGTTTTCGCGACTTCACCCGCATCGCTTCCAGTGATCCAGTCATGTGGCGGGATATCTGCCTGGGAAATCGAGACGCATTACTCGAGGCACTGGCCGCGTATCGGGGCGATCTGGAACAGCTGACCGCACTGATTGAGGCGGCCGATGGGGAAGGCCTCGAGGGCGTGTTTCGCAATGCCAAGCAGATCCGTGATGGCTATCTGCAGTGGTTTGAGGACCGAGTGGATGAGGACTGACCGATGACGAGTGCCTCGAATCGGCAGTTCCGTGTCACGCCAGGCGGGTGCCTTCGTGGCGACATTCGGGTGCCGGGCGATAAGTCCATTTCTCACCGCGCAGTCATGCTCGGTGCGATCGCGGAGGGAATCACCGAGGTCCGTGGCTTTCTGGAGGGTGATGACGCCATGGCCACGCTGGCGGCGATGCGGGCTCTGGGCGTTGCCATTGACGGGCCGAAGCAAGGGGCATTGCAGATTGATGGGGTGGGTTTGCACGGGCTCTCCGCACCGGCTGGCCCACTGGATCTCGGTAATTCCGGTACATCGATGCGGCTTTTCTGTGGGCTGCTTGCCGGCCAGACCTTCACGGCGGAACTGGTAGGCGATGCCTCGTTGATGCGCCGGCCGATGCGACGGGTCACCGAGCCTTTGGCCAGGATGGGTGCGGTTATTCACGCGACTGAGGCCGGTACCGCACCGCTTTCGATTCAGCCGGCGGCGGGTCTTCATACCATTGATTACGCCATGCCCATGGCCAGCGCGCAGGTGAAATCGGCGGTTTTGCTCGCCGGGCTTTATGCGCGTGGTCAAACCACGGTGACAGAACCGGGGATCACCCGCGATCACACAGAGCGCATGCTCACGGCCTTTGGCTATCCGGTCGAAAGTCATGGCGGGGAAGTCCGTGTCAGCGGCGGTGGACGCTTAACGGCGGGCCCGATTGATGTCCCAGCCGATATTTCTTCTGCGGCCTTTTTCCTGGTGGGTGCGGCCATCGCGGCCGGGTCTTCACTCACACTACGCGATGTCGGACTCAACCCCACCCGTATTGGCGTGATCGAAATCCTTCGGCGCATGGGCGCCCAAATTGATATCGAACCAGCTTCCAGCGCAGGCGGTGAACCAGTCGGCACCCTGCATGTCACGCCTGCGCCGCTGCATGGCATCGAGATACCCACGGATTGGGTGCCATTGGCCATCGATGAATTTCCGGTGCTTTTTATCGCGGCTGCCTGCGCGCACGGCGTGACCACGCTGAGTGGAGCCGAGGAGCTGCGGGTAAAAGAAAGCGATCGCCTCGCGGTCATGGCGGAAGGGCTCACCGCGCTGGGCGTCGCGGTTGAGACCAGGGCGGACGGGTTAACGATGACCGGTGGGCCTATTCAGGGCGGTCGCGTTCACGCCCATGGTGACCATCGGATTGCGATGGCGTTCGCGATGGCGGGCCTGGTTGCCGATGGGCCCATTGAGATTAGCGGTTGCGCCGAGGTCGATACCTCTTTCCCGGGCTTTGTCGAACTGGCCGCACAGGTGGGTCTACGCATTTCAGCGGTGGAGCAGGCGACATGACACGTCAGGACGTCCCGATCGTCACCATTGATGGCCCCGGGGGTGCCGGGAAGGGCACGATCGCACAGGCCATTGCTGCGCGACTCGACTGGCACTTTCTTGACAGTGGCGCCATCTACCGCCTGCTGGCGCTGGATTCCCTGGAGGCGGGCATCGCGGTGGATGACCTCCCAGCGTTGATCGCGCGCAGCCAGGCCTTGCAGATCGAGTTTCCCACGGTGGGGCCGCAAGCCGGTGAGGTCCTGTTGAACGGGGTCGTGGTGACCACAGCCATTCGTGACGAGGCTTGCGGAGCACGGGCCTCGGAGCTGGCCGCCATCCCGGCGGTCCGCGATGCGCTACTCGCACGTCAAAGGGCTTTCCGTCAGTGGCCAGGACTGGTCGCGGATGGCCGTGACATGGGCACGGTCGTCTTCCCGGACGCTGCCGTGAAGATTTTTCTGACAGCCAGCGCCGAGGAGCGGGCGCGGAGACGCCATAAGCAGTTGATGGAGCAGGGTGTCAGTGCTAATCTCGCCGATCTTTTGCAGGAATTGCGAGCGCGCGACCAACGCGACATGAACCGAGCGGTGGCACCGCTTGCACCTGCTGAAGACGCGATCAGCGTTGATACCACGTCGATGGACGTGGAGGCGGTGATCCGAACAGTCATGGAGCAGGTTGAGGCCTGCATTCCAAACGGGGGTGCCGTCTAGACGGCACGTTTTATTCATCAACCATTGGATCGGCTTACGATCCCGGATTTATTCAGCCCATGAGCGAAAGCTTTGCAGAACTCTTCGAACAGAGCCTGGTGCAGACCGATATGCGCCCGGGTTCCATTGTCACTGCGCAGGTGGTGGCCATCGACGGCGAAGACGTCATCGTCAATGCCGGCCTTAAGTCAGAAGCGGTCATTCCGCTTCGGCAATTCACCGACGAGCAGGGCAACGTCGAAGTCAATGTCGGCGACGACGTCGAAGTGGCTCTGGACGCCGTTGAAGACGGCTCCGGCGAGACCAAGCTGTCCCGGGAGAAGGCCAAGCGTGCCCGTGCCTGGCGTGTACTCGAAGCAGCCTACGAAGGCGCTGAGACCGTCAATGGACAGATCAGTGGCAAGGTAAAGGGCGGTTTTACCGTCGATCTGGGCCATATTCGCGCGTTCCTCCCAGGCTCCCTGGTCGATATCCGGCCGGTGCGGGATACCACCTATCTTGAGGGCAAGGACCTCGAGTTCAAGGTGATCAAGCTCGACGCCCGTCGGAACAACGTGGTCGTCTCTCGCCGGGCAGTGGTTGAGGAAGAGTACAGCGCTGAGCGTGAGGCCCTGCTCGAGAAGCTGCAGGAAGGTCAGACACTCAAGGGCATCGTCAAAAATCTCACCGACTACGGTGCCTTCGTCGATCTCGGTGGCATCGATGGTCTGTTGCACATCACCGACATGGCCTGGCGCCGCGTGAAGCACCCGTCTGAGGTTGTGGATGTCGGCCAGGAAATCGACGTCAAGGTGCTGAAGTTCGACCGCGAGCGCAATCGCGTTTCGCTGGGCCTCAAGCAGCTCGGCGAGGATCCGTGGGAGGCCATCGCGCGTCGCTATCCTGAGGGTAGCCGCGTGGTCGGCAAGGTTACGAACATCACCGACTACGGCTCCTTCGTGGAGATCGAAGAGGGTGTCGAGGGGCTCGTCCATGTGTCCGAAATGGACTGGACGAACAAGAACGTGAACCCGGCCAAGATGGTGTCGATCGGCGACGAGGTCGAGGTCATGATCCTCGACATTGATGAAGAGCGCCGCCGGATCTCGCTGGGTATGAAACAGTGCCAGCCGAACCCGTGGGACGAGTTCGCCGCGCAGTACAACAAGGGCGACCGGGTCACCGGTGCCATCAAGTCGATCACGGACTTCGGGATCTTCGTTGGTCTGGAAGGCGGCATCGATGGTCTGGTGCACCTGTCGGATCTCTCCTGGAGTGATGCGGGCGAAGAGTCCATCCATGAATTCCAGAAGGGCGAAGAAGTGGAGGCCGTCGTGCTGTCGGTGGACCCGGAGCGCGAGCGGATCAGTCTTGGCGTCAAGCAGTTGGCCCAGGATCCCGTCTCCCAGTGGGTTGCCAACCATCCCAAGGGGACGATCGTGACGGGCACGGCGACGGAAGTCGACGCCAAGGGTGTCGTGGTCGATTTGGGTGACGAGGTGTTGGGTTACCTGCGGGCCTCCGACCTGGATCGGGAGCGCGTCGAAGACGCTCGCACCGTCGTCAAGGAAGGGGACTCGGTCGAGGCCAAGTTCATGGCAGTCGACCGTCGCAACCGCATGATTAGCTTGTCTGTCCGTGCCAAGGACCAGCAGGATGAGCGAGAGGTCGTGCAGGATTATGGCAACACGGGTGCCGCTGGAACGACGACGTTGGGTGATCTCCTCAAAGAGCAGATGTCGGATCGCGACGCCGACGAGTGAGATCCACGAACGAGCGCCGACCTTCGCGTGGCGGTGGTCGGCGCTCTCCGCCCTTAACAGGGCCCGTGCAGTGATGGATAGCCGTCGATGACCAAGTCGGAATTGATCGAACTTATCGCCAAAAGCCAGCAGCATCTGGCTCAGCGCGATGTTGAATTGGCGGTAAAGACTTTGCTCGAGCAAATGAGCGAAGCGCTGGCCGGTGGCGAGCGAATTGAAGTGCGGGGCTTTGGTAGCTTCTCACTTCATCATCGGCCGCCGCGAATTGGCCGCAATCCAAAAACCGGTGAGCCGGTTTCCCTGCCCGGCAAACACGTGCCCCATTTTAAGCCGGGCAAACAGATGCGTGAGCGCGTCGATGAGGGGCGTGAGCGGGAAGAGGCGCAAGGATGAAGCGTCTGGTTTGGCTGGCCCTGGCGCTGATGGTGATCGCCATCGG contains:
- a CDS encoding integration host factor subunit beta, with the translated sequence MTKSELIELIAKSQQHLAQRDVELAVKTLLEQMSEALAGGERIEVRGFGSFSLHHRPPRIGRNPKTGEPVSLPGKHVPHFKPGKQMRERVDEGREREEAQG
- the aroA gene encoding 3-phosphoshikimate 1-carboxyvinyltransferase encodes the protein MTSASNRQFRVTPGGCLRGDIRVPGDKSISHRAVMLGAIAEGITEVRGFLEGDDAMATLAAMRALGVAIDGPKQGALQIDGVGLHGLSAPAGPLDLGNSGTSMRLFCGLLAGQTFTAELVGDASLMRRPMRRVTEPLARMGAVIHATEAGTAPLSIQPAAGLHTIDYAMPMASAQVKSAVLLAGLYARGQTTVTEPGITRDHTERMLTAFGYPVESHGGEVRVSGGGRLTAGPIDVPADISSAAFFLVGAAIAAGSSLTLRDVGLNPTRIGVIEILRRMGAQIDIEPASSAGGEPVGTLHVTPAPLHGIEIPTDWVPLAIDEFPVLFIAAACAHGVTTLSGAEELRVKESDRLAVMAEGLTALGVAVETRADGLTMTGGPIQGGRVHAHGDHRIAMAFAMAGLVADGPIEISGCAEVDTSFPGFVELAAQVGLRISAVEQAT
- the cmk gene encoding (d)CMP kinase, with the translated sequence MTRQDVPIVTIDGPGGAGKGTIAQAIAARLDWHFLDSGAIYRLLALDSLEAGIAVDDLPALIARSQALQIEFPTVGPQAGEVLLNGVVVTTAIRDEACGARASELAAIPAVRDALLARQRAFRQWPGLVADGRDMGTVVFPDAAVKIFLTASAEERARRRHKQLMEQGVSANLADLLQELRARDQRDMNRAVAPLAPAEDAISVDTTSMDVEAVIRTVMEQVEACIPNGGAV
- the rpsA gene encoding 30S ribosomal protein S1; this encodes MSESFAELFEQSLVQTDMRPGSIVTAQVVAIDGEDVIVNAGLKSEAVIPLRQFTDEQGNVEVNVGDDVEVALDAVEDGSGETKLSREKAKRARAWRVLEAAYEGAETVNGQISGKVKGGFTVDLGHIRAFLPGSLVDIRPVRDTTYLEGKDLEFKVIKLDARRNNVVVSRRAVVEEEYSAEREALLEKLQEGQTLKGIVKNLTDYGAFVDLGGIDGLLHITDMAWRRVKHPSEVVDVGQEIDVKVLKFDRERNRVSLGLKQLGEDPWEAIARRYPEGSRVVGKVTNITDYGSFVEIEEGVEGLVHVSEMDWTNKNVNPAKMVSIGDEVEVMILDIDEERRRISLGMKQCQPNPWDEFAAQYNKGDRVTGAIKSITDFGIFVGLEGGIDGLVHLSDLSWSDAGEESIHEFQKGEEVEAVVLSVDPERERISLGVKQLAQDPVSQWVANHPKGTIVTGTATEVDAKGVVVDLGDEVLGYLRASDLDRERVEDARTVVKEGDSVEAKFMAVDRRNRMISLSVRAKDQQDEREVVQDYGNTGAAGTTTLGDLLKEQMSDRDADE
- a CDS encoding prephenate dehydrogenase; translation: MAQSTGPRICLVGVGLIAGSLGLALRGRPEIGEVIGLGRHPEQLQRALAHGAVDRVTVSAADALADVDIVVLGVPLGAIRTVMAEIRPHLPEQAVITDVGSAKGCVVADVEAEFGGPLPRFVPGHPIAGTEHSGVEAAFGRLFVDRRVILTPTPQTDEDALERVQRLWAWAGARVVTMSVDHHDRMLAMTSHLPHMLAFGLVDSLASDPSHEEIFRYAAGGFRDFTRIASSDPVMWRDICLGNRDALLEALAAYRGDLEQLTALIEAADGEGLEGVFRNAKQIRDGYLQWFEDRVDED